The genomic DNA CTTCTGGATCACCGGGTTCGGCACCGTGAAAGTCTCGCCGAAGCGCGAGTTGAAGCGCTCTGCGAGGTCGCGTGTGAGTTCGACATGCTGCTTCTGGTCGTCGCCGACCGGCACCACGTCGGTCTGATACAGCAGGATGTCCGCTGCCATCAGGACCGGGTAGGTGAACAGGCCGACGCTCGCCGCGTCCTGCCCGTAGCGTGCCGACTTGTCCTTGAACTGGGTCATCCTGCCGGCTTCGCCGAACCCGGTGATGGTGCCCAGAATCCAGGCGAGTTCAGTGTGCGCGCGGACGTGCGATTGCACGTACAGCGTCGACTGCGAGGGTTCGATGCCCGCCGCGATGTACTGCGCGGCCGTGCGACGGGTCTTCTCCCGCAGTTCGGCCGGGTCCTGCGCGACGGTGAGCGCGTGCAGGTCGACCACCGAGAAGTAGGCGTCGTATGCGCTCTGCAGATCACGCCACTGCAGGAGCGCGCCGATGTAGTTGCCGATCTGAAGAGAATCGGCGGATGGCTGCATTCCTGAGTAGAGGCGAGGTTTCGTCACGATATCAATCCTATGGTGATGCTGGTGGCGCAGAATCCGGTGCTGGCAGACTTGGCCGATGGTGCAGGTGCAGACGGCGTCGGGTGACCGCGTCATCCGGATCGTCGGAGGTGTGCTCGCCGCGGGGTTCGGAGTGCCCTTCCTGCTGCTCGGCGGGACGGCCCTCAGCAGCCGCTTCGGGTGGGGCGCCGGCGATCCGCACGGATACGCGATGATCTTCGGCACGGTCCTCGCGCTCGGGCTGGGCCTGCTCACAGCCGTCGTGGTGCCGCTGATCTTCCGCTTCAGCCTCCGGGGCGCCGCCTACACGTGGAGCATGCTCGTCTACGTGCTCGTCGCTGTCGGACTCATCGCGGCGCTGCTCACGGCGTGATGGTCACGCAGGGCGCGTCGAGAACGAACATCTAGGCTGGGCGCATGAAGACCCCGCACGGCCGGAGGAGGCGCGCTCACGCGACGCAGGATCGCGCGCTCTACGTCGAGATTCTCATTCGGGCACCCCTGGAGACGGTGTGGGAACGCACTCAGGACCCCACCTCGCACGTGCGCTGGGATGCCCGTTTCACGTCGATCAGGCCCACGCGAGTCCGCGAGAACGGGGCGCAGGAGTTCGATTACGAGCTCGACCTCGGACTGCACAAGATCCGTGGCACCGGTTCTTCTCTCGGCACCCGTCACGGTCGGCACGGCGAGCGCACCTCCGCCCTCGTCTTCGATTCTGCCGACCGGCTCTCGCCGCTCGGCAGCGGTCGCGGCTATTGGCGTTACATCCCGACGGATGATGGAGTGCGTTTCCTCACCGGATACGACTATCAGCCGGGCTGGGGTCCGATCGGCCGAATCCTCGACCCGCTGATCACACGGCGGTTCGTCTGGTGGCTCACCGCGTGGAGTTTCGATCGGCTCCGGATCTGGGCAGAGGAGGATGTCGTTCCCGAGAAGACGACCTGGTGGCGCTCGTTGCTCCCTGGAGAACGACAGCGGGCTCGCGCCGGACGCTGCATGTCGCGTCCCGCGCGCGATGACGGCCGCTCCGTGATGCAAGCCGCCCCCGATTCGCTCGCGGAGATCACCTCATGATGCCGACCGACGGCGTGTTCCGCCGTGCACTGGGTGCCGATTTCGAGCGCCTGCATCCGCAGCTGCAGCGGCGATTCGGTGTCGGTGTCGCTGCCGGCTACGGCTGCATCGGGCGCGGTGTGATGTCGGAGGTGCGGCGTGGACCGTGGTGGACGCTGCCGTTCCTGGCGTTCGGGACCCTGCGCAACATCATGTTCCCCGAGAAGGGGCAGAACATCCCGTTCCAGATCGACAACCACGCCTACGTCGACAGCCTCGGCCGAGAGACCGTCACCTTCGTGCGGACGATGGATATCCGACCGGGGCGCCGTCGCCGCTTCGATGCGACGATGATCTACAGCGAGCGTCGCGGCAGGATCGTGGACTACCTGGGCACGCATCAGCATCTCGCGGTGGATCTCGACCTGTCCGTCACCGACGACGGCGGTCTGCGCCTGGCCTCGGGCGCGCAGCGGTTCTATGAGGGCCCGGTGTCGTTCCGGTTCCCGATGCTGTTCAGCGGCCGAGCCCACCTCACCGAGCACTACGACGAAGAGCGGCAGTGCTTCGTCATCGATCTCGAGGTGCGAAATGCGCTGCTCGGTTTCCTCTTCGGGTACCGCGGGGAGTTCGCCTGCGAGTTTCCGGAGGGCACGGACGCGCCGCAGACAGCGAAGCCCTACCGCGAAGAGCGTCGCGAGTGATCGCACAGGGCGACGTCTTCCTCCGTGCACTGGGTGTCCGATCGCAACAGCTCCATCCGGCGATCCTGGCGCAGCTGAGGCAGCCCCACGCCCCGGAGGACTCCGTGCACGGAGTCTTCGAGACGGCGGGCAGCCGGTTCGGACGGCTGGCGTTCCTCGCCCGTCCCGTCCTCGGGTCGTCGCTGCTCCTCACCCGCTTCGGCGCAGACGTGCCTTTCGTGCTGACCGCGCGTGCATCGAGAACCGCCGCAGGTCGCGCGGTGCTGGAGACGACACGCCGATTCGAGTTTCCCGGGGCGACGGAGGTGATCAGCGATCGTCTCGTCGAGGATCCTGAGGCCGGTGGTCTGCGCAACCTCCTCGGCGATCGCCGGCGGGTCGAGCTCATCCTGGACTGCACGGTGACGGATCACGGATCGCTCCGGATGCAGTCCCGCCACGTCGCCCTGGTTCTTGGAGGGCGACGGATCCCGCTCCGAGGGCCCTTCGGGATCGTCGTCTCCGTCGAAGACGGGTGGGACGCCGAGCATCAGCGGAGGACCATCGCGATGGAAGCTCGACACCCGCTGCTGGGTACCGTCCTGGAGTATCGCGGCTGGTACCGGCCGAACGATCTCGGCGACGCCGAATCTCAGTACGAGTAGTCGACGACCACCGGCGCGTGATCGCTCCAGCGCTGGTCGTAGGACGCCGCTCGAGCCACGTGATAGGCGCCGACGCGCTCCGCGAGGGCGGGGGAGGCGAGGTGGTAATCGATGCGCCAGCCGGTGTCGTTGTCGAACGCCTGACCGCGTGCCGACCACCACGTGTACGGCCCCTCGACCTCGCCGTGGAAGCGTCGGCCCACGTCGACCCAGCCGAGACCCGGACCCACTGATCCGTCGACACCGGTGATCTCGGCTCCGGCCGCACCGAGGAAGCGATCGAAATAGGCGCGCTCACGCGGCAGGAAGCCGGACTTCTTGCGGTTGCCCCGCCAGTTCTTGATGTCGAGTTCGCGGTGCCCGACGTTGAGGTCGCCGGTGACGACCGCGAGGGCATCGTCGGCTGCGAGCTCGCTCAGGCGCGGTCCGAAGGCCTCGAGGAAGCGCCACTTCTCTTCTTGGCGCGGCGTCTCGGCTTCGCCGGAGTGCACGTAGGCACTGACGATGGTGATCGGCCGGTCGCCGAGGACGAAGTCCCCTTCGAGCCAGCGCCCCTTCGAATCGAAGTCGTCGTCACCGAATGCGGTGCGGGTCGCGAGGGCGGGGGTGCGGCTCACGATCGCGACGCCGGCGCGTCCCTTCGCGGTGGCCTCGTCGTGCACGATCGACCAGCCGGGGAAGGCGGCCTCGAGATGCTCGTCCTGCCCGCGGACCTCCTGCAGAGTGAGCACATCGACATCGGCAGAATCCAGCCAGGCGTGCATCCCATTGCGGACCGAGGCCCGAATTCCGTTGACATTGACTGTGGCGACACGCAGATGAGGCATGCCTCAAGCCTAACGAGCGTCTCCGACATCGTCGTTCCGTCTCGGGGGCTCTACCACCGCGACCCCCGCTTCCTCGGCCTCCTCGAGGGCTCTGCGCCATTCGGTGCGTGCACGACGCAGGCGATGGGAGACGAGGGGTGCTCGCCACCACGCGGCGTCGTCGAGAGCTTCCTGAGTCCGCTGAACGCGCACCCGTGCGGCGATCACGAGCGCCTGCACTTCGTCCTCGTGCGTGATGCTCTCCGCCTTCGCCATCAGCGGCTGGTCATGATCTGCGGCGCCGACCGCGATCCAGGACGCCGCGACGAGGACGACGATCGAGACCGCCCGGCACCAGAGCAGGATCGCGACGGCGACGGCGAAGGTCGCCAGGAGCGGGTTCGTGGGGGTGTGCGACAACAGCAGACCTGCTCCGAGCTGCAGCACGACGACAGCTCCGCCGCCGATCAGTGCGCCGGGCAGGACGCGCCGCCAGCGCAGCGATGTTCCGGTGAGGTAGCGCACCAGCAGCGCAAGAGCGGCGGCATCCATCGCGAACGCGATGAGGATCGACGATATCCGCACGCCGACCTCGTACATCGGCCGGGACGCGTCTCCGCCGAAGGCCTCGACGGCCTGCGCGAGCGCCCAGACCCCGAACACGCTGAGCGCCGATCCGAGAAGCAGCGACAGCCCGAACGCGGCTGCGGCGATGAGATCCCAGAGCTTCAGCAGCAGGAAGTTGCGCGCATCGAAGGGGAGTCCGAAGATGTCGCGGATCGCGCGACGGGTGAAGGTCACGGCGGTCGTGGCGGACCAGATCACGACGATCGCCGCGATGGCACCGGTCACGCTGAGCACGCCCGTCGTCGACTGGGCGATCGCTTCGACCTCGGCAGGGGACGCGACGCCGTTCTTACTGATCAGCCCGGGAATGTAGGCGTTCGCGCCATCGATGAGGGCGCGGATCGCGCGCGGGCTTCCGCCGAGCCAGAGGCCGGCGCCCGCGAACGCGATGTAGAGCAACGCGAACAGGGCGAACAAACCCTGATAGCTCATCCCCGCCGAGAGGAGGAAGCCGTTCTGCCGCAGGAAGTGCCGCCAGACCCGCACCGGAAAGGACGCGATCACGCGCTCCTTCAGGTGTCTGGCGCGCACGGCCGTACGCTCAGCGACCGCCGCGCAGCACAGCCTGCTTGACCTCGGCGATGGCCTTGGTGACCTCGATGCCGCGCGGGCATGCCTCGGAGCAGTTGAAGGTCGTGCGGCAGCGCCAGACGCCCTCTTTGTCGTTGAGGATGTCGAGACGCACCGCGGCGTTGTCGTCGCGCGAGTCGAAGATGAAGCGGTGCGCGTTGACGATCGCGGCCGGGCCGAAGTACTGGCCGTCGGTCCAGAACACCGGGCACGACGACGTGCACGCCGCGCACAGAATGCACTTCGTGGTGTCGTCGAAGATCTCGCGGTCGGCGATCGACTGGACGCGCTCCTTGCCCTTCTCGGGGACGGAGCCGGCGACGAGGAACGGCTGAACTTCGCGGTAGGACGCGAAGAACGGCTCCATGTCGACGACGAGGTCCTTCTCCAGCGGGAGGCCCTTGATGGCCTCGACGTAGATCGGCTTGGAGATGTCCAAGTCCTTGATCAGGGTCTTGCAGGCGAGACGGTTGCGACCGTTGATGCGCATCGCGTCCGAGCCGCAGATGCCGTGCGCACAGGAGCGACGGAAGGTGAGCGAGCCGTCGACTTCCCACTTGATCTTGTGCAGGGCGTCGAGTACACGGTCGGTGGAGTAGAGCTCCACGTCGTAGTCGACCCAGTGCGGTTCCGCGTCGACCTCGGGGTCGAATCGGCGGATGTTGAAGGTGACGATGAACGATTGGATGGGGGCATCCGCAGCGGGCGCGTCGGCTATGGCTTTCGACATGCTCAGTACTTCCTCTCCATGGGCGGGTAGTTCAACTCGCCCTTCTCGTTCTTGGTGAACACGACGGGCTTCCAGTCCAGCTTGATGTGGTCGCTCGGCGTGGACGAGTGCGCGTCGCCGGTCAGGTACGCCATCGTGTGCTGCATGTACTTCTCGTCGTTGCGGTTCGGGAAGTCGTCGCGCATGTGGCCGCCACGGCTCTCTTGGCGGTTCTGTGCGGCGTAGACGACGACCTCGGCGATGTCGAGGAGGAACCCCAGCTCGACGGCCTCGAGCAGGTCGGTGTTGAACCGCTGACCCTTGTCGTCGACGTGCACGTTCCGGTAGCGGTCGCGCAGCTCCTTGATCACGCCGAGGACGTGCTCGAGCGAGTCGTGGGTGCGGAACACCTGCGCGCCCTTGTCCATCTCGTCCTGCAGCGCCTTGCGGAGCACTGCGATGCGCTCGGTGCCCTGGTTGTTGCGCAGGCCGTCGAGCATGCCCTTGACGAAACCGGCCGGGTCCTCCGGCAGCGGCACGAACTCGGCGGTCTTGACGTATTCGACGGCCTGACGGCCGGCGCGCTTGCCGAAGACGTTGATGTCCAGGAGCGAGTTGGTGCCGAGACGGTTCGCGCCGTGCACGGAGACGCACGCGCACTCGCCGGCCGCGTACAGACCCGGCACGACGGTGGTGTTGTCGGCCAGCACCTCGGCGTTGTTGTTCGTGGGGATGCCGCCCATGGCGTAGTGCGCTGTCGGCATCACCGGGACCGGCTCGACCACCGGGTCGACGCCCAGGTAGGTGCGGGCGAACTCGGTGATGTCGGGGAGCTTGGTCTCGAGGACCTCGGCTCCCAGGTGCGTGCAGTCCAGCAGCACGTAGTCCTTGTGCGGTCCGGCGCCGCGGCCCTCTGCGACCTCCTGGACCATGCAACGGGCGACGATGTCACGCGGGGCGAGGTCCTTGATGGTGGGGGCGTAGCGCTCCATGAAGCGCTCACCGGAGGCGTTGCGCAGGATCGCGCCCTCACCGCGGGCTCCCTCGGTGAGAAGGATGCCGAGACCGGCGAGGCCGGTCGGGTGGAACTGGAAGAACTCGAGGTCCTCGAGGGGGAGGCCCTTGCGCCAGACGATTCCGACGCCGTCACCGGTGAGGGTGTGGGCGTTGGAGGTGGTCTTGAAGATCTTGCCGAAGCCGCCCGTCGCGAAGATCACGGCCTTCGCCTGGAACACGTGCAGCTCCCCGGTGGAGAGGTCGTAGGCCACGACGCCCGAGATCTCGGTCTTGCCGTCGGCATCCTTCACCGTCAGCAGATCGAGCACGTAGAACTCGTTGAAGAAGTTGATACCGAGCTTGACGCAGTTCTGGAACAGCGTCTGCAGAATCATGTGACCGGTGCGGTCGGCGGCGTAGCACGCGCGGCGCACCGGGGTCTTGCCGTGCTCTGCGGTGTGCCCGCCGAAGCGGCGCTGATCGATCTTGCCCTCGGGGGTGCGGTTGAAGGGAAGACCCATGTTCTCGAGGTCGATGACCGCGTCGATGGCTTCCTTCGCGAGGATCTCCGCAGCATCCTGATCGACCAGGTAGTCGCCGCCCTTGACGGTGTCGAAGGTGTGCCACTCCCAGGAGTCCTCTTCGACGTTCGCGAGGGCGGCGGCCATGCCGCCCTGCGCGGCACCCGTGTGCGAGCGCGTCGGATAGAGCTTCGAGATCACGGCGGTCTTCGCGCCGGAGCCGGCCTCGATCGCCGCGCGCATCCCGGCGCCGCCGGCGCCGACGATGACGATGTCGAACTGGTGGTAGTGCACGCCGTCGCGGACGACGGAATCCTGGGTCT from Microbacterium sp. LWO13-1.2 includes the following:
- the trpS gene encoding tryptophan--tRNA ligase; this translates as MVTKPRLYSGMQPSADSLQIGNYIGALLQWRDLQSAYDAYFSVVDLHALTVAQDPAELREKTRRTAAQYIAAGIEPSQSTLYVQSHVRAHTELAWILGTITGFGEAGRMTQFKDKSARYGQDAASVGLFTYPVLMAADILLYQTDVVPVGDDQKQHVELTRDLAERFNSRFGETFTVPNPVIQKDTARIYDLQNPTSKMSKSAESDAGVIWMLDDPAKSAKKIMRAVTDNEGSVRFDRENKPGVSNLLTIYAALTGRQVPSIEDEYAGRGYGDFKKGLAEVVVNEFEPVRARALELLDDPAELDRILAANAGRADAVADVTLRTVYDRVGLLRRV
- a CDS encoding SRPBCC family protein, with protein sequence MKTPHGRRRRAHATQDRALYVEILIRAPLETVWERTQDPTSHVRWDARFTSIRPTRVRENGAQEFDYELDLGLHKIRGTGSSLGTRHGRHGERTSALVFDSADRLSPLGSGRGYWRYIPTDDGVRFLTGYDYQPGWGPIGRILDPLITRRFVWWLTAWSFDRLRIWAEEDVVPEKTTWWRSLLPGERQRARAGRCMSRPARDDGRSVMQAAPDSLAEITS
- a CDS encoding DUF4166 domain-containing protein, whose amino-acid sequence is MMPTDGVFRRALGADFERLHPQLQRRFGVGVAAGYGCIGRGVMSEVRRGPWWTLPFLAFGTLRNIMFPEKGQNIPFQIDNHAYVDSLGRETVTFVRTMDIRPGRRRRFDATMIYSERRGRIVDYLGTHQHLAVDLDLSVTDDGGLRLASGAQRFYEGPVSFRFPMLFSGRAHLTEHYDEERQCFVIDLEVRNALLGFLFGYRGEFACEFPEGTDAPQTAKPYREERRE
- a CDS encoding DUF4166 domain-containing protein, whose protein sequence is MIAQGDVFLRALGVRSQQLHPAILAQLRQPHAPEDSVHGVFETAGSRFGRLAFLARPVLGSSLLLTRFGADVPFVLTARASRTAAGRAVLETTRRFEFPGATEVISDRLVEDPEAGGLRNLLGDRRRVELILDCTVTDHGSLRMQSRHVALVLGGRRIPLRGPFGIVVSVEDGWDAEHQRRTIAMEARHPLLGTVLEYRGWYRPNDLGDAESQYE
- a CDS encoding exodeoxyribonuclease III yields the protein MPHLRVATVNVNGIRASVRNGMHAWLDSADVDVLTLQEVRGQDEHLEAAFPGWSIVHDEATAKGRAGVAIVSRTPALATRTAFGDDDFDSKGRWLEGDFVLGDRPITIVSAYVHSGEAETPRQEEKWRFLEAFGPRLSELAADDALAVVTGDLNVGHRELDIKNWRGNRKKSGFLPRERAYFDRFLGAAGAEITGVDGSVGPGLGWVDVGRRFHGEVEGPYTWWSARGQAFDNDTGWRIDYHLASPALAERVGAYHVARAASYDQRWSDHAPVVVDYSY
- a CDS encoding YihY/virulence factor BrkB family protein, whose product is MRARHLKERVIASFPVRVWRHFLRQNGFLLSAGMSYQGLFALFALLYIAFAGAGLWLGGSPRAIRALIDGANAYIPGLISKNGVASPAEVEAIAQSTTGVLSVTGAIAAIVVIWSATTAVTFTRRAIRDIFGLPFDARNFLLLKLWDLIAAAAFGLSLLLGSALSVFGVWALAQAVEAFGGDASRPMYEVGVRISSILIAFAMDAAALALLVRYLTGTSLRWRRVLPGALIGGGAVVVLQLGAGLLLSHTPTNPLLATFAVAVAILLWCRAVSIVVLVAASWIAVGAADHDQPLMAKAESITHEDEVQALVIAARVRVQRTQEALDDAAWWRAPLVSHRLRRARTEWRRALEEAEEAGVAVVEPPRRNDDVGDAR
- a CDS encoding succinate dehydrogenase iron-sulfur subunit — translated: MSKAIADAPAADAPIQSFIVTFNIRRFDPEVDAEPHWVDYDVELYSTDRVLDALHKIKWEVDGSLTFRRSCAHGICGSDAMRINGRNRLACKTLIKDLDISKPIYVEAIKGLPLEKDLVVDMEPFFASYREVQPFLVAGSVPEKGKERVQSIADREIFDDTTKCILCAACTSSCPVFWTDGQYFGPAAIVNAHRFIFDSRDDNAAVRLDILNDKEGVWRCRTTFNCSEACPRGIEVTKAIAEVKQAVLRGGR
- the sdhA gene encoding succinate dehydrogenase flavoprotein subunit → MTTETQDSVVRDGVHYHQFDIVIVGAGGAGMRAAIEAGSGAKTAVISKLYPTRSHTGAAQGGMAAALANVEEDSWEWHTFDTVKGGDYLVDQDAAEILAKEAIDAVIDLENMGLPFNRTPEGKIDQRRFGGHTAEHGKTPVRRACYAADRTGHMILQTLFQNCVKLGINFFNEFYVLDLLTVKDADGKTEISGVVAYDLSTGELHVFQAKAVIFATGGFGKIFKTTSNAHTLTGDGVGIVWRKGLPLEDLEFFQFHPTGLAGLGILLTEGARGEGAILRNASGERFMERYAPTIKDLAPRDIVARCMVQEVAEGRGAGPHKDYVLLDCTHLGAEVLETKLPDITEFARTYLGVDPVVEPVPVMPTAHYAMGGIPTNNNAEVLADNTTVVPGLYAAGECACVSVHGANRLGTNSLLDINVFGKRAGRQAVEYVKTAEFVPLPEDPAGFVKGMLDGLRNNQGTERIAVLRKALQDEMDKGAQVFRTHDSLEHVLGVIKELRDRYRNVHVDDKGQRFNTDLLEAVELGFLLDIAEVVVYAAQNRQESRGGHMRDDFPNRNDEKYMQHTMAYLTGDAHSSTPSDHIKLDWKPVVFTKNEKGELNYPPMERKY